A stretch of Rhododendron vialii isolate Sample 1 chromosome 4a, ASM3025357v1 DNA encodes these proteins:
- the LOC131323859 gene encoding uncharacterized protein LOC131323859, with the protein MCTYHKERGHYTTQCPPFKRYLEELAAARHLNQWIDVRRSPLPPPPPIIGNLVSVIQGLVSEERAAELRSEIDRAITFLPVCNVGVSGKRKWEDPGLGSLTFSSDDLKGVQLPHTDALVVTVAIDKPTVQRVLIDQGSSADIMFYSTFRSLGLSPAQLRTASTPLVNFTGAPVWPLDLITLLVRAGSRVLEIEFVVVASPSPYNVILGRTWLHEMKVVASTFHQVVKFVGWNGRQESLRGDQIQSKKCYISTVTNKQSCMEVQCVAATPVPVIEDVGVPAEQRSSEELIRFLIPEGEGGYFLIGSFLSMTEREEMYDFLM; encoded by the coding sequence ATGTGTACATATCACAAGGAGCGCGGCCACTACACTACGCAATGCCCACCTTTCAAACGGTATCTAGAAGAGCTTGCAGCAGCTAGGCATCTAAATCAGTGGATTGACGTTCGGCGAAGTCCACTTCCACCCCCTCCTCCGATTATTGGAAATCTCGTAAGCGTTATACAAGGACTAGTTTCCGAAGAAAGGGCAGCCGAGCTTCGTTCAGAAATTGACAGAGCCATCACCTTTTTACCCGTCTGCAACGTTGGCGTTTCAGGAAAGCGAAAATGGGAAGATCCGGGCCTCGGCAGCCTTACTTTTTCATCTGACGACTTGAAAGGTGTGCAACTCCCTCATACGGATGCCCTCGTTGTTACTGTTGCTATCGATAAACCAACCGTCCAGCGAGTATTGAtagatcaaggaagctcggcagacATAATGTTTTATTCAACATTTCGGAGCCTTGGATTATCTCCCGCTCAGCTTCGGACAGCATCCACTCCCCTCGTCAATTTTACTGGAGCCCCGGTTTGGCCACTCGACTTGATCACTCTCCTTGTGCGGGCTGGATCACGGGTTCTAGAAATCGAGTTTGTGGTGGTCGCTTCTCCTAGCCCATACAACGTAATACTCGGCCGAACTTGGCTGCACGAGATGAAGGTAGTCGCCTCTACCTTTCACCAGGTGGTAAAATTTGTTGGATGGAACGGTCGTCAGGAAAGCCTCCGAGGGGATCAAATCCAgtcaaagaaatgctacatcagcactgtaacaaacaaacagagctgTATGGAAGTACAATGCGTGGCAGCCACTCCCGTCCCAGTAATTGAAGATGTTGGTGTGCCGGCCGAACAAAGGTCATCCGAGGAGTTAATACGATTTTTAATCCCCGAGGGAGAAGGaggatattttttaattgggagtTTTTTGAGCATGACCGAACGTGAGGAAATGTATGACTTCCTAATGTGA